In Gulosibacter molinativorax, a single window of DNA contains:
- a CDS encoding PhoH family protein, translating into MQSSNSEVSTETPTDLVVYVLDTSVLLSDPRAIYRFEEHEVVLPITVVIELEKKRHDPEIGYFARQALRLLDKLRVKHGQLSDPVPVGDEGGTLRVELNHSNQEVLPRGMQLGDNDSRILAVAANLKAEGNSVTVVSKDLPMRIKASSIGLDADEYRHELAVDAGYTGYAQVSLAADEMAELYDNEQLETFAVDGLPVNTSLVIQSERGSALGRVIAPETVRLVRGDREVFGVHGRSAEQRLAIDLLLDPTVGIVSLGGRAGTGKSALALAAGLESVLERRLHRKIMIFRPLYAVGGQELGYLPGDQDEKMNPWGQAVFDTLSSIVSDNVIDEVMDRDIIEILPLTHIRGRSLHDAYVIVDEAQSLERNVLLTMLSRIGINSRVVLTHDVAQRDNLRVGRHDGIASVIETLKGHELFGHITLARSERSDIAALVTDLLEDYNIV; encoded by the coding sequence CTGCAGTCTTCCAATTCGGAGGTATCGACGGAAACCCCAACTGATCTGGTGGTTTACGTACTCGATACCTCCGTTTTGTTGAGTGACCCGCGGGCCATTTATCGGTTTGAGGAACACGAAGTGGTGTTGCCGATCACCGTCGTCATCGAATTGGAGAAGAAGCGCCACGATCCTGAGATCGGCTACTTCGCGCGCCAGGCGCTGCGTCTGCTCGACAAGCTCCGCGTCAAGCACGGTCAGCTCTCTGACCCCGTGCCGGTCGGCGACGAGGGAGGCACCCTCCGCGTCGAGCTGAACCACTCGAATCAGGAGGTGCTCCCGCGAGGCATGCAGCTTGGCGACAACGACTCGCGAATCCTCGCCGTCGCAGCCAACCTCAAGGCCGAGGGCAACAGTGTCACGGTGGTGTCGAAGGACCTTCCGATGCGCATCAAGGCATCCTCGATCGGCCTCGACGCCGACGAGTATCGGCACGAACTCGCGGTCGACGCTGGCTACACCGGCTACGCCCAGGTTAGCCTCGCAGCCGACGAGATGGCTGAGCTTTACGACAACGAACAGCTCGAGACCTTCGCGGTGGACGGGCTGCCCGTGAACACCTCGCTCGTGATCCAGTCCGAGCGTGGCTCGGCGCTGGGCCGCGTGATCGCCCCGGAAACGGTGCGCCTCGTTCGCGGCGACCGCGAGGTGTTTGGTGTGCACGGCCGCTCCGCCGAGCAGCGCCTCGCGATCGACCTCCTGCTCGACCCGACCGTGGGCATCGTCTCGCTTGGCGGCCGTGCGGGTACCGGTAAGTCGGCGCTTGCGCTCGCCGCAGGTCTCGAGAGTGTGCTCGAGCGTCGCCTGCACCGGAAGATCATGATCTTCCGCCCGCTCTACGCGGTTGGTGGGCAGGAACTGGGCTACCTGCCGGGCGACCAGGACGAGAAGATGAACCCGTGGGGCCAAGCGGTCTTCGACACCCTCAGCTCGATCGTGTCGGACAACGTGATCGACGAGGTCATGGATCGCGACATCATCGAGATCCTGCCACTTACGCACATCCGCGGGCGCTCGCTGCACGACGCGTATGTGATCGTGGACGAGGCGCAGTCGCTCGAGCGCAACGTGCTGCTGACGATGCTTTCGCGCATCGGCATCAACTCCCGCGTCGTGCTGACCCACGACGTGGCCCAGCGCGACAACCTGCGCGTCGGTCGCCACGATGGCATTGCATCCGTCATCGAGACGCTCAAGGGACACGAGCTGTTCGGGCACATCACCCTCGCGCGCTCAGAGCGTAGCGATATCGCCGCGCTCGTCACCGACCTGCTCGAGGACTACAACATCGTGTAG
- a CDS encoding isoprenyl transferase has protein sequence MRRRLSFRAPAWLYKLYARNLWRSLQRTHARPQHVAMIIDGNRRWAKQLGLQDAAAGHRAGAAKMIEFISWCDRAGIGTVTLYLLSQDNLRGRTPEELKDLMGIIAELARDLASNERWQVQHVGSTEGLDPALAETLEEISQDTSAGSGPHVNLAVGYGGRKEIVDAMRSIVRSHADKGGSLEELAEILTPELIGEHLYTGGQPDPDLVIRTSGEQRLSDFMLWQSAHSEFYFVEALGPDLREVDFLRALRDYASRSRRYGQ, from the coding sequence GTGAGGCGTCGACTGAGTTTCCGCGCTCCCGCGTGGCTCTACAAGCTCTATGCGCGGAACCTTTGGCGTTCCTTGCAGCGGACGCACGCACGCCCACAGCACGTGGCGATGATCATTGACGGCAACCGACGCTGGGCGAAACAGCTTGGGCTGCAGGATGCGGCGGCCGGGCATCGCGCGGGCGCCGCGAAGATGATCGAGTTCATTTCCTGGTGCGATCGGGCCGGGATAGGCACGGTCACCCTGTACCTGCTGTCGCAGGACAATCTACGGGGACGCACGCCGGAAGAACTCAAGGACCTCATGGGAATCATCGCGGAACTCGCCCGCGACCTGGCGAGTAACGAGCGCTGGCAGGTCCAGCACGTCGGTTCGACGGAGGGACTCGACCCGGCGCTTGCGGAGACGCTCGAGGAAATCTCCCAAGACACGAGTGCGGGGAGTGGGCCGCACGTGAACCTCGCGGTTGGCTACGGCGGCCGCAAAGAGATTGTGGATGCGATGCGCAGCATCGTGCGCTCGCACGCGGATAAGGGTGGGTCGCTCGAGGAACTCGCTGAAATCCTCACGCCTGAGCTGATCGGGGAGCACCTGTACACCGGCGGTCAACCCGATCCGGACCTCGTGATCCGTACATCGGGAGAACAGCGGCTGAGCGACTTCATGCTGTGGCAATCGGCGCACTCGGAGTTTTACTTCGTGGAGGCGCTTGGCCCGGACCTGCGCGAGGTCGATTTCTTGCGCGCGTTGCGCGATTACGCGAGTCGATCGCGTCGGTACGGCCAGTAG
- the xseA gene encoding exodeoxyribonuclease VII large subunit, which yields MAAPSSPEQPFQVSFISQSVREWVGRLGAAWIEGELTSYDVRGGHAYAKLRDLNEDASVSLTMWRSVRERLDGEFKKGDRVIVNAKPDFWVKGGTLSFQVYDMRQAGVGTLLEQLEKLRRKLTAEGLFAPELKKPLPFLPQKIGLITGRESDAEKDVRRNAELRWPAVEFRTIHTRVQGDNTVPEVIAAIQALDADPEVDVIIIARGGGDFLHLLPFSDEALVRAAASAHTPIVSAIGHEADRPLLDEVADLRASTPTDAAKRVVPDVAEQLNLVEQARARIRRNVTEKIRVETQYFESLRSRPAIANPVWMVDQRGEDLMRLTARGVELVERRLDYAADVTKSLRLRLNSLSPLGTLQRGYSIVEKIEEGSASVVTATDQVAPNTKLSIRVTDGRIEATVE from the coding sequence ATGGCAGCGCCGTCGAGCCCCGAACAGCCGTTTCAGGTGAGCTTTATCTCGCAATCCGTGCGCGAGTGGGTGGGCAGGCTTGGCGCCGCGTGGATCGAGGGCGAGCTCACGAGCTACGACGTCCGCGGCGGCCACGCGTACGCGAAGCTGCGCGACCTCAACGAGGATGCATCCGTATCCCTCACCATGTGGCGCAGCGTCCGCGAGCGCCTCGACGGCGAGTTCAAAAAGGGCGATCGCGTCATCGTGAACGCAAAGCCCGACTTCTGGGTCAAGGGCGGCACGCTCTCCTTCCAGGTCTACGACATGCGCCAGGCCGGCGTCGGCACCCTCCTCGAGCAGCTCGAGAAGCTGCGTCGAAAGCTTACGGCCGAGGGCCTCTTCGCACCCGAGTTGAAGAAGCCCCTCCCGTTCCTCCCGCAGAAGATCGGCCTCATCACCGGACGCGAGTCGGATGCCGAAAAGGATGTGCGCCGCAACGCAGAGCTGCGGTGGCCAGCGGTCGAGTTCCGCACCATCCACACGCGCGTCCAGGGCGACAACACCGTGCCCGAAGTCATCGCCGCGATCCAGGCACTCGACGCCGACCCCGAGGTCGACGTCATCATCATCGCCCGCGGCGGCGGGGACTTCCTGCACCTGCTGCCGTTTTCCGATGAGGCGCTCGTGCGCGCCGCCGCGAGCGCGCACACGCCCATCGTCAGCGCGATCGGACACGAGGCCGACCGCCCGCTGCTCGACGAGGTGGCAGACCTGCGCGCATCCACCCCGACGGATGCGGCGAAGCGCGTCGTCCCTGACGTTGCTGAGCAGCTGAACCTCGTCGAGCAGGCCCGCGCGCGCATCCGCCGTAACGTCACCGAGAAGATCAGGGTCGAGACCCAATACTTCGAGTCGCTGCGTAGCCGCCCAGCTATCGCCAACCCGGTCTGGATGGTCGACCAGCGTGGTGAGGACCTCATGCGGCTGACGGCGCGGGGCGTGGAGCTCGTCGAGCGGCGGCTCGATTATGCCGCCGACGTGACGAAGAGTCTGCGCCTGCGCCTGAACTCGCTCTCCCCGCTCGGCACCCTGCAGCGCGGCTACTCGATCGTCGAAAAGATCGAGGAAGGCAGCGCCAGCGTCGTCACCGCGACCGACCAGGTCGCCCCCAACACCAAGCTCAGTATCCGAGTCACCGATGGACGAATCGAGGCAACCGTAGAATGA
- the glpX gene encoding class II fructose-bisphosphatase — MELVRATEAAAIRAVPWIGRGNKNAADGAAVDAMRKFLATVEFQGEVVIGEGEKDEAPMLFNGEIVGNGRGPLCDIAVDPIDGTSLTAAGRQNALSVIAVADRGTMYNPKEVFYMDKIVTGPAGKGIIDLERPIGDNIRDLAKALGKDIEDMNVAILDRPRHEQLIADVRASGAGTELMLDGDVAGGINAALETGRIDMCVGIGGTPEGIITACAIKGLDGVMQGRLHPRNDEERSNAINAGHDLDRVLTQDDLVRTDNTFFVCTGVTDGGLVRGVNRERNQITTDSVVLRARSGTFRRVTAVHRSDKWLRDDE, encoded by the coding sequence ATGGAGCTCGTCCGCGCCACAGAGGCGGCTGCGATTCGCGCTGTTCCTTGGATCGGTCGCGGCAACAAGAATGCCGCCGATGGCGCCGCCGTGGATGCGATGCGTAAGTTCCTTGCGACCGTCGAGTTCCAGGGCGAGGTCGTAATCGGCGAGGGCGAAAAGGACGAGGCGCCCATGTTGTTCAACGGCGAAATCGTGGGTAACGGTCGCGGACCGCTGTGCGACATCGCGGTCGACCCGATTGACGGCACGAGCCTCACCGCAGCTGGCCGCCAGAACGCGCTCAGCGTGATCGCGGTTGCTGACCGCGGAACCATGTACAACCCCAAAGAGGTGTTCTACATGGACAAGATCGTCACCGGTCCCGCCGGTAAGGGCATCATCGACCTCGAGCGCCCGATCGGCGACAACATCCGAGACCTCGCGAAGGCCCTCGGCAAGGACATCGAGGACATGAACGTCGCGATCCTCGACCGCCCCCGCCACGAGCAGCTCATCGCCGACGTTCGCGCATCGGGTGCCGGCACCGAACTGATGCTCGACGGCGACGTCGCCGGTGGCATCAACGCCGCACTCGAGACCGGTCGCATCGACATGTGCGTCGGTATCGGTGGCACCCCTGAGGGCATCATCACGGCGTGCGCGATCAAGGGTCTCGACGGCGTCATGCAGGGCCGCCTCCACCCGCGCAACGACGAGGAGCGCTCGAACGCGATCAACGCCGGGCACGACCTCGACCGCGTGCTGACGCAGGACGACCTCGTGCGCACTGACAACACGTTCTTCGTCTGCACCGGCGTCACCGATGGTGGCCTTGTGCGCGGCGTGAACCGTGAGCGCAACCAGATCACGACCGACTCGGTCGTGCTGCGAGCACGTTCGGGCACATTCCGCCGTGTCACGGCCGTTCACCGCAGCGACAAGTGGCTGCGCGACGACGAGTAG
- a CDS encoding prepilin peptidase: MELFAAVFVACWVALVTPQLMHADITEHRLPNRIVMPGWGIAAIGLVTAWLLDGTFPAAALVCGLVAFAIAFLGALTGWLGMGDVKLLFPLGVGLGLLAIEAALLAALVAIISGGIVAAVTLIRHRRRGTKIPFGPFLLLGYWAGYFA; this comes from the coding sequence GTGGAGTTGTTTGCCGCCGTCTTCGTCGCCTGCTGGGTCGCGCTCGTGACCCCGCAGCTCATGCACGCCGACATCACCGAGCACCGTCTGCCCAACCGCATCGTCATGCCGGGTTGGGGCATCGCCGCGATTGGCCTCGTCACGGCATGGCTACTCGACGGCACGTTCCCTGCCGCGGCGCTCGTCTGCGGTCTCGTCGCGTTTGCAATCGCGTTTCTCGGCGCGCTCACGGGTTGGCTCGGGATGGGCGATGTCAAGTTGCTCTTCCCGCTGGGAGTCGGCCTGGGGCTGCTCGCCATTGAGGCCGCCCTCCTCGCCGCGCTGGTGGCGATCATCTCGGGAGGCATTGTCGCGGCGGTCACGCTCATCCGCCACCGGCGTCGCGGAACGAAGATCCCGTTCGGGCCCTTCCTGCTGCTCGGCTACTGGGCTGGCTATTTCGCGTAA
- a CDS encoding DUF4245 family protein, whose translation MAKRPKKPAVVAELGRPETPEETAARKAESSRLYRARKTINNLAAALGVSLLAVAVIVFMVPRDDSEKLRDVDFHQVASEAQPGYEVELLNPEVPSNWQSNQAEIRHGADGVSEWYIGFMLLDGDQATEFVGLSQGINANDTWTYEKVDRRSPTGSISIDGNEWIEYDYTDLPTTEAGNTRYSLVREDAGSTIVLYGSHTAEAVQELASRIQ comes from the coding sequence TTGGCTAAGCGCCCTAAGAAACCCGCAGTCGTCGCCGAGCTCGGTCGCCCCGAGACCCCGGAGGAGACCGCGGCCCGCAAGGCGGAGAGCTCTCGCCTGTATCGCGCGCGGAAGACGATCAACAACCTCGCCGCAGCGCTCGGAGTCTCACTCCTCGCCGTGGCGGTGATCGTGTTTATGGTGCCGCGCGACGACTCCGAGAAGCTCCGCGACGTCGATTTCCACCAGGTCGCGAGCGAGGCACAGCCGGGGTACGAGGTCGAGCTGCTGAACCCGGAGGTACCGTCGAACTGGCAGTCGAACCAGGCCGAAATTCGTCACGGTGCCGACGGTGTCTCCGAGTGGTACATCGGCTTCATGCTGCTCGACGGGGACCAGGCAACCGAGTTTGTCGGCCTCAGCCAGGGCATCAACGCGAACGACACGTGGACCTACGAGAAGGTCGATCGCCGCAGCCCAACCGGATCGATTTCGATCGATGGCAACGAGTGGATTGAGTACGACTACACCGACCTGCCGACGACTGAGGCGGGGAACACTCGCTACTCGCTGGTACGCGAGGATGCGGGGTCGACCATCGTGCTCTACGGCTCGCACACCGCCGAAGCCGTGCAGGAGCTCGCTTCCCGCATCCAGTAG
- the mca gene encoding mycothiol conjugate amidase Mca, producing the protein MSFRLLAVHAHPDDESSKGAGTYAAYEDRGDEVMVVSCTGGEAGDVLNTAIPSRAHAERDLPGLRRVEMAEAQRVLGIEHRWLGYRDSGMAREDGSLPAGSFAAIPVEVSVRPLVQLIREFQPHVLVTYDETGGYPHPDHIRTHEVSMLAWEQAGSDLYPELGAPWTPQKLYFDRTMNDERAKSMLDHLKDHPELEHLKDRMEMALTRMMQQHRKRTTKIEISKYLNQRDDALRAHASQVAPDNEFFFGYPRDLELVAYPYDAYELVESRVPTQLPETDLFAGVKLEGIN; encoded by the coding sequence ATGAGTTTTCGACTTCTCGCCGTTCACGCGCATCCCGACGATGAATCGAGCAAGGGGGCGGGTACGTATGCGGCCTATGAAGACCGTGGCGACGAGGTCATGGTCGTGAGCTGCACCGGCGGCGAGGCGGGGGATGTGCTGAACACGGCCATCCCGTCGCGCGCGCACGCCGAGAGAGACCTGCCTGGGCTGCGGCGTGTCGAGATGGCAGAGGCGCAGCGCGTACTTGGCATCGAGCACCGCTGGCTCGGCTACCGCGACTCCGGTATGGCGCGAGAGGACGGTTCGCTGCCCGCCGGATCCTTCGCCGCGATTCCCGTCGAGGTGAGCGTGCGGCCGCTCGTGCAGCTCATCCGCGAGTTCCAGCCCCACGTGCTCGTCACCTACGACGAAACCGGCGGATACCCGCATCCTGACCACATCCGCACCCACGAGGTGTCGATGCTCGCGTGGGAACAAGCAGGGAGCGACCTGTACCCCGAATTGGGCGCGCCCTGGACCCCGCAGAAGCTCTACTTCGATCGCACGATGAACGACGAGCGCGCGAAGTCGATGCTCGACCACCTCAAGGATCACCCGGAGCTCGAGCACCTCAAGGACCGCATGGAAATGGCGCTGACTCGGATGATGCAGCAGCACCGCAAGCGGACCACCAAGATCGAGATCTCCAAGTACCTGAACCAGCGCGACGACGCGCTGCGCGCGCACGCGAGCCAGGTGGCCCCGGACAACGAATTCTTCTTCGGTTACCCGCGCGACCTCGAATTGGTCGCGTATCCGTACGACGCGTACGAGCTCGTCGAGAGCCGGGTACCGACGCAGCTTCCGGAGACCGACCTGTTCGCCGGAGTGAAACTCGAAGGGATCAACTAA
- a CDS encoding exodeoxyribonuclease VII small subunit translates to MAASETPASRPVEELSFEEARDELAGIVQALEQGSQTLETSLQLWERGEALAARCEQWLKGARERLERAREQQSSPAESADKE, encoded by the coding sequence ATGGCAGCATCCGAAACCCCCGCATCCCGCCCCGTCGAGGAGCTGAGTTTCGAGGAGGCTCGCGACGAACTCGCGGGCATTGTGCAGGCTCTCGAGCAGGGCTCGCAGACTCTCGAGACGTCGCTCCAGCTGTGGGAGCGGGGCGAGGCCCTCGCCGCCCGCTGTGAGCAGTGGCTCAAGGGTGCACGCGAGCGGCTCGAGCGAGCTCGCGAACAGCAATCATCACCGGCCGAATCGGCCGACAAGGAGTAA
- a CDS encoding 4-hydroxy-3-methylbut-2-enyl diphosphate reductase: MPTPRVPRPAVVLENRPVDGPKRVLLAAPRGYCAGVDRAVVAVDKALERYGAPVYVRKQIVHNKHVVSELEARGAIFVEEVDEVPEGSHLVFSAHGVSPMVKDAAAERELQTIDATCPLVTKVHREATRFAKKGQHILLIGHDGHEEVEGTAGHAGERVTIVNNPDEADTVAVDDPDNVVWLSQTTLSVDETMETVNRLRARFPNLQDPPSDDICYATTNRQAAIKNIAAEADLVIVVGSANSSNSVRLVEVALQYGAKAAYRIDFADEIRQEWLDGVASIGVTSGASVPEVLVQETLAALATAGYSDIEEVETAVEDLMFSLPKELRQDLGDDDRALGGRIRT; this comes from the coding sequence CTGCCCACGCCGCGGGTGCCACGACCCGCGGTGGTACTCGAGAATCGTCCTGTAGACGGTCCCAAGCGCGTGTTATTGGCCGCCCCTCGAGGATACTGTGCCGGCGTCGACCGAGCGGTCGTGGCTGTGGATAAAGCGCTCGAACGGTACGGCGCGCCGGTTTATGTGCGTAAACAGATCGTCCACAACAAGCACGTGGTGAGCGAGCTTGAAGCTCGCGGGGCGATTTTCGTGGAGGAGGTCGACGAGGTCCCCGAGGGATCGCACCTCGTGTTTTCGGCCCACGGCGTCTCGCCGATGGTCAAGGATGCGGCCGCCGAGCGCGAGTTGCAGACGATAGACGCAACCTGTCCGCTTGTCACAAAGGTGCATCGGGAGGCGACGCGGTTCGCGAAAAAGGGCCAACACATCCTGCTGATCGGCCACGACGGCCACGAGGAAGTTGAAGGGACCGCTGGCCATGCCGGCGAGCGCGTCACCATCGTCAACAACCCGGATGAAGCCGATACCGTCGCGGTCGACGATCCGGACAACGTGGTGTGGCTCTCACAAACCACCCTGTCGGTCGACGAGACGATGGAGACGGTGAACCGGCTCCGGGCGCGGTTCCCGAACCTGCAGGATCCGCCGTCGGACGATATTTGCTACGCCACCACGAACCGGCAGGCTGCGATAAAGAACATTGCGGCTGAGGCGGATCTCGTGATCGTGGTGGGCTCGGCGAACTCTTCGAACTCGGTGCGGCTCGTCGAAGTTGCGCTGCAGTACGGCGCGAAGGCCGCATACCGAATCGACTTCGCCGACGAGATCCGCCAGGAGTGGCTCGATGGCGTCGCGTCGATCGGCGTGACCTCGGGTGCATCCGTGCCGGAGGTGCTTGTGCAGGAGACGCTCGCGGCCCTCGCAACCGCCGGGTACTCGGACATCGAGGAGGTCGAGACGGCGGTCGAGGACCTCATGTTCTCGCTCCCGAAGGAGCTGCGCCAGGACCTCGGCGACGACGATCGCGCGCTCGGCGGCCGCATCCGCACCTAG
- the fbaA gene encoding class II fructose-bisphosphate aldolase, with translation MPIATPDQYAEMLNRAKENGFAYPAINVSSSQTVNAVLQGLTEAGSDGIIQVTTGGADYFAGQTRTARASGALAMAAFVTEVAKNYPITVALHTDHCPKNALDTFVLPLIEASEEAVKRGGEPIFQSHMWDGSAVPLEENLQIAKELLPRIKNNNQILEVEIGVVGGEEDGVVGDMNDKLYTDLEDAIATVEALGLGEQGRYMAALTFGNVHGVYKPGNVKLRPEILADIQAGLAEKYGTAPKPLDLVFHGGSGSSDEEIATAVANGVIKMNIDTDTQYAYSRSVADTVLKNYDGFLKIDGEVGNKKVYDPRSWGKKAETAMAARVIEATQQLGSHGQSQSI, from the coding sequence ATGCCAATTGCAACGCCCGACCAGTACGCGGAAATGCTGAACCGCGCAAAAGAAAACGGTTTCGCCTACCCCGCCATCAACGTATCCAGCTCGCAGACGGTCAACGCCGTCCTCCAGGGACTCACCGAGGCAGGCTCGGACGGCATCATCCAGGTGACCACCGGTGGCGCCGACTACTTCGCTGGTCAGACTCGCACGGCACGCGCATCCGGTGCCCTCGCCATGGCGGCGTTCGTGACCGAGGTTGCGAAGAACTACCCGATCACGGTCGCGCTGCACACCGACCACTGCCCGAAGAACGCGCTCGACACCTTCGTCCTGCCGCTGATCGAGGCCTCCGAGGAAGCCGTCAAGCGCGGCGGCGAGCCGATCTTCCAGTCGCACATGTGGGATGGCTCGGCCGTGCCGCTCGAGGAGAACCTGCAGATCGCCAAGGAATTGCTCCCCCGCATCAAGAACAACAACCAGATCCTCGAGGTCGAGATTGGTGTTGTCGGTGGTGAAGAGGACGGCGTTGTCGGCGACATGAACGACAAGCTCTACACCGACCTCGAGGACGCGATTGCGACCGTCGAAGCCCTCGGTCTCGGCGAGCAGGGGCGCTACATGGCCGCGCTAACCTTTGGCAACGTGCACGGTGTCTACAAGCCCGGCAACGTGAAGCTCCGCCCCGAGATCCTCGCGGACATCCAGGCGGGCCTCGCCGAGAAGTACGGCACCGCCCCGAAGCCGCTCGACCTCGTCTTCCACGGTGGTTCGGGTTCGAGCGACGAGGAAATCGCGACCGCGGTCGCGAACGGCGTCATCAAGATGAACATCGACACCGACACGCAGTACGCATACTCGCGTTCGGTCGCCGACACCGTCCTCAAGAACTACGACGGCTTCCTCAAGATCGACGGCGAGGTCGGCAACAAGAAGGTCTACGACCCCCGCTCGTGGGGCAAGAAGGCCGAGACGGCCATGGCCGCTCGCGTCATCGAGGCCACGCAGCAGCTCGGTTCGCACGGCCAGTCGCAGTCCATCTAG
- a CDS encoding class II fumarate hydratase, whose protein sequence is MGEVRVPKNALYAAQTQRAVENFPISGQGLEDRQIIALAQIKRAAAIVNAKLGIIDEGRSKAIVAAAEEIVAGQHLDQFPIDVYQTGSGTSSNMNTNEVIAHIATESLGETVHPNDHVNASQSSNDVFPTSVHVAVTGALLEDLIPALDQLATSLEAKADAWKTVVKSGRTHLMDATPVTLGQEFGGYARQIRLGIDRVNATIERVAEVPLGGTATGTGINTPKGFSEQVIAELAQNTGLPLHEAADHFEAQSARDGLVEASGALRTIAVSLVKINNDIRWMGSGPNTGLGEIALPDLQPGSSIMPGKVNPVVPEAVLMVCSRIIGNDAAIAFGGASGAFELNVQIPLMGTALLESIRLLANSSKVLAEKTIDGLEANVERARELAESSPSIVTPLNRVIGYESAAKVAKHAVANKITVRQAVIDLGFVERGEITEADLDAKLDVLKMTSPNL, encoded by the coding sequence ATGGGCGAGGTTCGCGTTCCGAAGAACGCCCTGTATGCGGCGCAGACGCAGCGTGCAGTCGAAAACTTCCCCATCTCGGGCCAGGGGCTCGAGGACCGCCAGATCATTGCTCTCGCACAGATCAAGCGCGCGGCCGCGATCGTGAACGCGAAACTCGGCATCATCGACGAGGGCCGCTCGAAGGCCATCGTCGCCGCAGCCGAAGAGATCGTTGCGGGTCAGCACCTCGACCAGTTCCCGATCGACGTCTACCAGACCGGTTCCGGAACCTCCTCCAACATGAACACCAACGAGGTCATCGCCCACATCGCGACCGAGTCGCTCGGCGAGACGGTTCACCCGAACGACCACGTGAACGCATCGCAGTCGTCGAACGACGTCTTCCCGACCTCGGTCCACGTTGCCGTGACCGGCGCGCTACTCGAAGACCTCATCCCGGCCCTGGACCAGCTCGCGACCTCGCTCGAGGCCAAGGCCGACGCCTGGAAGACGGTCGTGAAGTCGGGTCGTACCCACCTCATGGATGCGACCCCGGTCACCCTCGGCCAGGAGTTCGGCGGCTACGCTCGCCAGATCCGCCTCGGCATCGACCGCGTCAACGCGACGATCGAGCGTGTCGCCGAAGTGCCGCTCGGTGGTACCGCGACGGGTACCGGCATCAACACGCCCAAGGGTTTTTCGGAGCAGGTCATCGCCGAGCTCGCGCAGAACACGGGCCTGCCCCTGCACGAGGCCGCAGACCACTTCGAGGCACAGTCGGCTCGTGACGGCCTTGTCGAGGCCTCGGGTGCGCTGCGCACCATCGCCGTGTCGCTCGTCAAGATCAACAACGACATCCGGTGGATGGGCTCGGGCCCGAACACGGGTCTCGGCGAGATTGCGCTCCCGGACCTCCAGCCGGGCTCGTCGATCATGCCGGGTAAGGTCAACCCGGTCGTTCCCGAGGCCGTGCTCATGGTTTGCTCGCGCATCATCGGTAACGACGCTGCGATTGCCTTCGGTGGCGCATCCGGCGCGTTCGAGCTGAACGTGCAGATCCCGCTCATGGGTACCGCGCTGCTCGAGTCGATCCGCCTGCTCGCGAACTCTTCGAAGGTCCTCGCGGAGAAGACCATCGATGGCCTCGAGGCGAACGTCGAGCGCGCTCGCGAACTCGCCGAGTCCTCGCCGTCGATCGTGACCCCGCTCAACCGCGTGATCGGCTACGAGTCGGCCGCGAAGGTCGCGAAGCACGCCGTTGCGAACAAGATCACTGTTCGCCAGGCCGTGATCGACCTCGGTTTCGTCGAGCGCGGCGAGATCACCGAGGCTGACCTCGACGCGAAGCTCGACGTCCTCAAGATGACGAGCCCGAACCTCTAG
- a CDS encoding DUF6264 family protein, which produces MSQQDPSGPRGNAPGPGPVLSPEEIRKIRLRSDRMIGIMLFIIGGFATVVHMATLLPDALAQQAALAFEAYGLGDYHRAAGLEDFAWVGIVLHPLNYGVWLYVALKRWQKKKYGSWCAFAGAGVALIISMTVMVIAFAMHPEILAWVESGSPMPTPTPAPTP; this is translated from the coding sequence GTGTCACAACAGGATCCATCCGGGCCTCGGGGCAACGCTCCGGGGCCCGGCCCCGTTCTCTCCCCCGAAGAGATCCGCAAGATTCGGCTGCGCAGCGACCGGATGATCGGCATCATGCTCTTCATCATCGGTGGCTTCGCGACGGTCGTGCACATGGCGACCCTCCTGCCGGATGCGCTAGCACAGCAGGCGGCGCTCGCCTTCGAGGCCTACGGGCTGGGCGACTATCACCGCGCCGCAGGTCTCGAGGACTTCGCGTGGGTCGGCATCGTTCTGCATCCGCTGAACTACGGGGTGTGGCTGTACGTCGCGCTCAAGCGCTGGCAGAAGAAGAAGTACGGCAGCTGGTGCGCGTTCGCGGGCGCCGGTGTCGCGCTCATCATCAGCATGACGGTCATGGTGATCGCGTTTGCGATGCATCCCGAGATCCTCGCGTGGGTTGAAAGCGGCTCCCCGATGCCGACGCCGACCCCAGCTCCGACTCCGTAG